A window of the Labrus mixtus chromosome 8, fLabMix1.1, whole genome shotgun sequence genome harbors these coding sequences:
- the LOC132978337 gene encoding acyl-CoA-binding domain-containing protein 5-like isoform X1, producing the protein MAHEEDKHSLEAKFAAAVSVIRSLPEEGPFQPSDDMMLMFYSYYKQATLGPCNIPRPMGFWDTRGKAKWDAWTSLGNMTKEEAMKNYVEDIQLILETIPMSEEVSDLVQKLGSFYADVDGEGRRNEEIEENEVDRRPFTRPFAQHADELIRPFKKPTMEGFGDLWDDVQNLQEHDKDNSVHGVSVSNEEAGGSNENSEMDRSEESSDWRKSEEEEEEENGDEEDNTDDEDKEKDKGWSPDPRLLMVEDKRGRSDTRGSSSSMEPSMSSFTNGTHSSLNSEVEEEELACSVESSVQYNPYMTFNGHLTGRSDLVPEKNLRRSTDSDNEEFCDSMEHLAMDEGLCSSKVLTPGSRVASVRQKDLWFESNTTLNGEEDQILMGDLYFKDGISTIQRNSSLSRRGRVSGVQSPRATCSSQRCVSVDAARCCVSQSRHAASAARGNVNEQIATALLRLQHDMAAVLHRLHALEVLTVSQSRKSSPRQEDPLTVAQKFMRPSWWPFDFCPLTVVLTALWPLISHWLVQLYLQRRRRKIT; encoded by the exons ATGGCGCACGAGGAGGACAAACACAGCCTGGAGGCGAAATTTGCTGCTGCAGTTAGTGTGATCCGGAGTTTGCCCGAAGAAG GTCCTTTCCAGCCGTCTGATGATATGATGCTGATGTTCTATAGTTATTACAAGCAGGCCACCCTGGGGCCCTGCAACATCCCCAGACCAATGGGCTTCTGGGACACTCGAGGCAAAGCTAAATG GGATGCATGGACCTCTTTGGGAAATATGACAAAGGAGGAAGCCATGAAGAATTATGTTGAGGACATCCAGCTG ATATTGGAGACTATCCCAATGTCAGAAGAGGTGTCTGACCTGGTGCAAAAGCTTGGCTCCTTCTACGCAGATGTGGAtggagagggaagaagaaatgaagaaattgAAGAGAACGAAGTGGACAGGAGACCCTTCACCAGGCCTTTTGCACAGCATGCAG ATGAGCTGATCAGACCCTTTAAGAAACCAACAATGGAAG GCTTTGGGGATCTGTGGGATGATGTTCAAAACCTCCAAGAACATGACAAAGACAACAGTGTTCATGGTGTAAGTGTCAGTAATGAGGAGGCAGGGGGAAGCAATGAAAATAGTGAAATGGACAGAAGTGAGGAAAGCAGTGATTGGAGgaaaagtgaggaggaggaggaggaggagaatgggGATGAAGAAGACAATACAGATGATGAAGACAAAGAGAAGGATAAAG GCTGGAGTCCTGACCCGAGGCTGCTGATGGTGGAAGACAAGAGGGGGAGGTCTGACACCAGGGGGTCAAGCAGCAGCATGGAACCCAGCATGTCCTCCTTCACCAACGGGACACACAGCTCCCTCAACagcgaggtggaggaggaggagctggcgTGCTCTGTGGAGTCCAGCGTGCAATATAACCCGTACATGACCTTTAATGGACACCTGACTG gtCGTAGTGATCTTGTCCCTGAGAAGAACCTCCGCCGATCCACAGACTCAGATAATGAGGAATTCTGCGACTCAATGGAGCATCTGGCCATGGACGAG GGACTGTGTTCGTCTAAAGTTCTGACACCTGGATCAAGAGTTGCCTCAGTGAGGCAAAAGGATCTTTGGTTTGAGAGCAACACTACTCTGAATGGAGAAGAGGATCAGATACTCATGGGAGATCTCTACTTTAAAGATGGGATTAGTACAATTCAACGCAACAGCTCTCTTTCAAGAAGAGGGAGAG TTTCAGGTGTTCAGTCACCGAGGGCAACCTGCAGCTCTCAGCGGTGTGTCAGTGTAGATGCTGCCCGCTGTTGTGTGTCACAGAGCAGACATGCTGCGAGTGCTGCCAGGGGAAACGTCAATGAGCAAATAGCTACAGCTCTGCTCAGGCTGCAGCACGATATGGCTGCTGTGCTGCACAGGCTGCATGCTCTGGAGGTGCTAACCGTGTCACAG TCAAGAAAATCTTCACCAAGACAGGAGGACCCTCTTACAGTAGCACAAAag TTTATGAGACCTTCCTGGTGGCCCTTTGACTTCTGTCCACTCACCGTGGTGTTGACGGCACTCTGGCCTTTGATTTCCCATTGGCTTGTCCAGCTGTATTTACAACGAAGGAGAAG GAAGATAACCTGA
- the LOC132978337 gene encoding acyl-CoA-binding domain-containing protein 5-like isoform X2, with amino-acid sequence MAHEEDKHSLEAKFAAAVSVIRSLPEEGPFQPSDDMMLMFYSYYKQATLGPCNIPRPMGFWDTRGKAKWDAWTSLGNMTKEEAMKNYVEDIQLILETIPMSEEVSDLVQKLGSFYADVDGEGRRNEEIEENEVDRRPFTRPFAQHAGWSPDPRLLMVEDKRGRSDTRGSSSSMEPSMSSFTNGTHSSLNSEVEEEELACSVESSVQYNPYMTFNGHLTGRSDLVPEKNLRRSTDSDNEEFCDSMEHLAMDEGLCSSKVLTPGSRVASVRQKDLWFESNTTLNGEEDQILMGDLYFKDGISTIQRNSSLSRRGRVSGVQSPRATCSSQRCVSVDAARCCVSQSRHAASAARGNVNEQIATALLRLQHDMAAVLHRLHALEVLTVSQSRKSSPRQEDPLTVAQKFMRPSWWPFDFCPLTVVLTALWPLISHWLVQLYLQRRRRKIT; translated from the exons ATGGCGCACGAGGAGGACAAACACAGCCTGGAGGCGAAATTTGCTGCTGCAGTTAGTGTGATCCGGAGTTTGCCCGAAGAAG GTCCTTTCCAGCCGTCTGATGATATGATGCTGATGTTCTATAGTTATTACAAGCAGGCCACCCTGGGGCCCTGCAACATCCCCAGACCAATGGGCTTCTGGGACACTCGAGGCAAAGCTAAATG GGATGCATGGACCTCTTTGGGAAATATGACAAAGGAGGAAGCCATGAAGAATTATGTTGAGGACATCCAGCTG ATATTGGAGACTATCCCAATGTCAGAAGAGGTGTCTGACCTGGTGCAAAAGCTTGGCTCCTTCTACGCAGATGTGGAtggagagggaagaagaaatgaagaaattgAAGAGAACGAAGTGGACAGGAGACCCTTCACCAGGCCTTTTGCACAGCATGCAG GCTGGAGTCCTGACCCGAGGCTGCTGATGGTGGAAGACAAGAGGGGGAGGTCTGACACCAGGGGGTCAAGCAGCAGCATGGAACCCAGCATGTCCTCCTTCACCAACGGGACACACAGCTCCCTCAACagcgaggtggaggaggaggagctggcgTGCTCTGTGGAGTCCAGCGTGCAATATAACCCGTACATGACCTTTAATGGACACCTGACTG gtCGTAGTGATCTTGTCCCTGAGAAGAACCTCCGCCGATCCACAGACTCAGATAATGAGGAATTCTGCGACTCAATGGAGCATCTGGCCATGGACGAG GGACTGTGTTCGTCTAAAGTTCTGACACCTGGATCAAGAGTTGCCTCAGTGAGGCAAAAGGATCTTTGGTTTGAGAGCAACACTACTCTGAATGGAGAAGAGGATCAGATACTCATGGGAGATCTCTACTTTAAAGATGGGATTAGTACAATTCAACGCAACAGCTCTCTTTCAAGAAGAGGGAGAG TTTCAGGTGTTCAGTCACCGAGGGCAACCTGCAGCTCTCAGCGGTGTGTCAGTGTAGATGCTGCCCGCTGTTGTGTGTCACAGAGCAGACATGCTGCGAGTGCTGCCAGGGGAAACGTCAATGAGCAAATAGCTACAGCTCTGCTCAGGCTGCAGCACGATATGGCTGCTGTGCTGCACAGGCTGCATGCTCTGGAGGTGCTAACCGTGTCACAG TCAAGAAAATCTTCACCAAGACAGGAGGACCCTCTTACAGTAGCACAAAag TTTATGAGACCTTCCTGGTGGCCCTTTGACTTCTGTCCACTCACCGTGGTGTTGACGGCACTCTGGCCTTTGATTTCCCATTGGCTTGTCCAGCTGTATTTACAACGAAGGAGAAG GAAGATAACCTGA
- the pif1 gene encoding ATP-dependent DNA helicase PIF1, with product MEDEAQLSCCVTMEQLNTSGQATRRQVMRKASVTLGRNEFQEIILRVHDGKVPQSYRLREFKLFTKFVREGKCTVKLLPENIQVLMSNCPPDKLNLFLKTLSIKHQAWMASKPLSDREKLKAGLPRSFEAISPLQQKDIQKVNELRSKAAPKGLTDCTNKTTVGRTGQQVKRSRCDTNFSPVKSNPSKKPILALPTRKLNKEQAAVLSAVLSGKSVFFTGSAGTGKSFLLKRIMGSLPPKSTFATASTGVAACHIGGTTLHNFAGIGSGSAPLEQCIELAQRPGVLQHWTTCRHLIIDEISMVEAQFFDKLESVARSVRRSTQPFGGIQLIVCGDFLQLPPVSKGKEKASFCFQARSWRKVMQLNMELTEVRRQTDQSFISLLQAVRVGRVTEEVTTKLLESAYHHIERDGILATRLCTHKDDVELTNENKLQQLPGSVRVFEALDSDPALVKTIDAHTPVNRVIQLKIGAQVMLTKNLDVTRGLVNGARGVVVAFESGKHGLPRVRFVCGVTEVLKPERWVFKSGGGIHLSRQQLPLKLAWAISIHKSQGMTLDCVEISLARVFESGQAYVALSRARSLEGLRVMDFDPHVVRANPDVLVFYKRLRKERLLMQASMDDFLGNRENSW from the exons ATGGAGGACGAAGCTCAGCTATCATGCTGTGTGACGATGGAGCAGCTGAACACCTCCGGCCAGGCCACCCGGAGGCAGGTCATGCGTAAGGCCTCTGTTACTTTAGGCCGGAATGAGTTCCAGGAGATCATCCTCCGGGTCCACGACGGAAAAGTCCCCCAGAGCTATCGTCTCCGAGAGTTCAAACTGTTCACAAAGTTTGTCAGAGAAGGGAAGTGCACGGTCAAACTGCTCCCTGAAAATATCCAGGTGCTGATGTCAAACTGTCCACCGGACAAGCTTAACCTTTTCCTGAAAACCCTGAGCATCAAACATCAGGCCTGGATGGCCAGCAAGCCTCTGAGCGACAGAGAGAAGCTCAAAGCTGGTCTGCCTCGCAGCTTTGAGGCCATCAgccctctgcagcagaaagACATCCAGAAGGTCAACGAGCTGAGGAGTAAAGCAGCTCCTAAAGGCCTGACTGACTGTACCAATAAGACCACTGTGGGGAGGACTGGACAGCAGGTCAAAAGGTCAAGGTGTGACACTAACTTCAGCCCA GTCAAGTCCAACCCAAGTAAGAAGCCCATCCTTGCTCTGCCGACACGTAAGCTAAATAAGGAACAGGCGGCCGTCCTCAGTGCTGTACTGAGTGGAAAGAGCGTTTTCTTCACTGGAAGCGCTG GCACAGGGAAGTCCTTCCTGCTGAAGAGGATCATGGGATCTCTACCTCCAAAGAGCACTTTTGCCACGGCCAGCACAGGAGTGGCTGCTTGTCACATCGGTGGAACAACGTTACACAACTTTGCTG GTATTGGCTCCGGCTCCGCCCCTCTGGAGCAGTGCATCGAGCTGGCTCAGAGGCCCGGCGTGCTGCAGCACTGGACCACATGTCGACACCTCATCATCGATGAGATCTCCATGGTGGAGGCCCAGTTCTTCGACAAGCTTGAGTCAGTGGCCAG GTCGGTGAGGAGGTCTACACAGCCGTTTGGAGGCATCCAGCTGATCGTGTGTGGGGACTTCCTCCAGCTGCCTCCTGTGTCCAAGGGAAAGGAAAAGGCCAGTTTCTGCTTCCAG GCCAGGAGTTGGCGGAAGGTCATGCAGCTCAACATGGAGCTCACAGAGGTGCGGAGGCAAACGGACCAGTCCTTCATCTCCCTCCTGCAGGCAGTGAGGGTGGGCAG GGTGACAGAGGAAGTAACTACTAAGCTGCTGGAGAGCGCCTACCATCACATTGAGAGAGACGGCATCCTGGCCACCAGGCTTTGCACACACAAGGACGATGTGGAGCTCACAAACGAGAACAAACTCCAACAGCTGCCAG GCTCTGTGCGCGTGTTTGAGGCCTTGGACAGTGACCCTGCTCTTGTGAAGACCATAGACGCTCACACTCCTGTTAACAGGGTTATCCAACTCAAAATAGGAGCTcag GTCATGCTGACAAAAAACCTGGACGTCACTCGAGGTCTGGTGAACGGTGCCCGAGGGGTCGTGGTTGCATTTGAGTCTGGAAAACATG GACTCCCACGGGTGCGTTTCGTCTGTGGTGTCACAGAGGTGCTGAAGCCTGAGCGCTGGGTGTTTAAGTCAGGCGGTGGGATCCACCTGAGTCGACAGCAGCTGCCCCTCAAACTGGCCTGGGCCATCTCCATCCACAAGAGCCAG GGCATGACTCTGGACTGTGTGGAGATCTCTCTGGCTCGTGTCTTTGAGAGCGGGCAGGCATACGTGGCATTATCTAGGGCTCGGAGCCTGGAGGGTCTGAGGGTCATGGACTTTGACCCCCATGTGGTCAGAGCAAATCCAGATGTTCTCGTCTTCTACAAGAGACTGAGGAAGGAGAGGCTGCTCATGCAG GCCTCCATGGATGATTTTCTTGGCAACAGAGAAAACTCTTGGTGA
- the LOC132978361 gene encoding cytochrome b-c1 complex subunit 6, mitochondrial-like has protein sequence MVFERKMLTYGDPEDEEEDAPAEEEEEEEEEEEEEEDMVDPLETIRTKCEQTEHCVHTKERLETCEARVSSRSSTVEDCTEELFDFLHARDHCVAHKLFHNVK, from the exons ATGGTTTTCGAGAGGAAGATGCTCACATACGGCGACCCTGAAGACGAG GAAGAAGATGCTCctgctgaggaagaggaggaagaagaagaagaagaagaggaagaagaagacatggTG GACCCTTTAGAAACAATAAGAACCAAGTGTGAGCAGACTGAACACTGTGTGCACACAAAGGAGCGCCTGGAGACCTGCGAGGCCAGAGTCAGCTCCAGGTCCAGCACCGTCGAGGACTGCACAGAAGAACTCTTTGACTTCTTGCATGCAAGGGACCATTGT GTAGCACACAAGCTTTTCCACAACGTGAAATGA